From Onychostoma macrolepis isolate SWU-2019 chromosome 05, ASM1243209v1, whole genome shotgun sequence, one genomic window encodes:
- the LOC131540812 gene encoding sperm flagellar protein 2-like, which produces MGILTSTVNAQVYIETLDTFLIPSIEKKFGDDFFFSLFASTRSSLLMLDYLSMLLYFCCHPEPAQGFTRALSLVIGHTLHYKHTSPLTQSVLYMEGAGVEECDADEDEERGVESDEVGVSVDDVLRVLGHGDDHVSSRLNRFQPNRRSRDELREELLKVFKELGFKGEEKIPFFTLSQHPFLQDLMEGSSQYQLPVSVTNKYVISHTLQQRSVDCKCPGTGEGVSDELVELLGEDIKFQRDRGEKRTGDQGENGETVFSS; this is translated from the exons ATGGGTATCCTTACCTCAACAGTCAATGCACAGGTTTACATCGAAACTTTGGACACTTTTCTCATTCCGTCAATAGAAAAGAAGTTTGGTGATGAT TTTTTCTTCAGTCTGTTTGCGAGCACACGCTCATCTCTGCTGATGCTGGACTATCTGAGCATGCTGCTGTATTTCTGCTGCCATCCTGAACCGGCTCAGGGCTTCACCAGAGCTCTCAGCCTCGTGATCGGACACACACTGCACTATAAACACACCAGCCCCCTCACACAG TCTGTGCTGTATATGGAGGGTGCTGGAGTTGAGGAGTGTGACGCTGATGAAGACGAGGAGAGGGGGGTGGAGTCTGATGAAGTGGGTGTGTCTGTGGATGATGTGCTCAGAGTTCTGGGTCATGGAGATGATCATGTCTCCTCACGTCTGAACCGCTTCCAGCCAAACCGCAGGAGCAGAGATGAACTCAGAGAG GAGCTGCTGAAGGTGTTTAAGGAGTTGGGCTTTAAGGGTGAGGAGAAGATTCCTTTCTTCACGCTGTCCCAGCATCCCTTTCTGCAGGACCTGATGGAGGGATCCTCACAGTACCAGCTTCCTGTGagtgtaacaaataaatatgtgaTCTCACACACACTACAACAGAGATCAGTG GATTGCAAGTGTCCTGGGACAGGTGAGGGAGTGAGTGATGAGCTGGTGGAGCTACTCGGGGAGGACATCAAATTCCAGAGAGACCGAGGAGAGAAGCGCAC